A DNA window from Bacillus carboniphilus contains the following coding sequences:
- a CDS encoding 5-formyltetrahydrofolate cyclo-ligase, producing the protein MTKDSIRKIMKTKLKKLSKPEYEQKSFQIARELFSSDAWKNAETIGITISNPPEVDTYFIIKQAWLDGKRVAVPRCITKEKKLDFRFISSFDQLENIYIHLWEPKIEITQSVTKQEIELLVVPGLAFNKEGYRVGFGGGYYDRYLVDFDNQTISLAFAEQLVVEMPIDTYDKPVKQIVTENGFHIVK; encoded by the coding sequence ATGACAAAAGACAGTATTAGAAAGATAATGAAAACTAAGCTAAAAAAGTTGTCAAAGCCTGAGTATGAACAAAAGTCCTTCCAAATTGCCCGTGAACTATTTTCATCAGATGCTTGGAAAAATGCTGAGACGATAGGAATTACAATTTCAAATCCACCAGAAGTGGATACGTATTTCATCATTAAACAAGCATGGCTAGATGGTAAAAGGGTAGCGGTACCTCGTTGTATTACGAAGGAGAAAAAATTGGATTTTCGTTTCATCTCATCTTTTGATCAGCTTGAAAATATATACATACATTTATGGGAACCAAAAATTGAAATTACTCAATCTGTCACCAAACAAGAAATTGAACTCCTTGTTGTCCCTGGTTTAGCTTTCAATAAAGAAGGATATCGAGTAGGTTTTGGTGGTGGTTACTATGACCGTTACTTAGTTGATTTTGATAACCAGACAATTTCTTTAGCATTTGCAGAACAATTAGTTGTTGAAATGCCCATTGATACATATGACAAACCTGTCAAACAAATTGTTACGGAAAATGGTTTTCACATAGTAAAGTAA
- a CDS encoding PstS family phosphate ABC transporter substrate-binding protein, protein MKVFKKFSLLLILAAAMMFAAACGTDTEEDNADNTAGDSGNDAGGETADLEGSVVIDGSGTVYPFMAEMAINYMTEQEGVSVEVSRAGTSAGFKKFLVKDGTDFNDASRKIKDEEAATAEELGIEVQELKVALDGLTFVINKENDWATDLTEQEIKDIFLASSGVEKWSDVRPGFPDEPIVTMGPNENHGTYEFFFESILDEQDLVEGVNLQQEYSTLVDMVSKDKNAIAFFGYGYYVNNTDKLTAVKIDFGNGPVEPTLETIGEGEDFAYSNFTRPVFTYLNVNMAKEKPQVLDYAIYTMENAQDVAAKTGFAPLPDEEIQATLDTLNALK, encoded by the coding sequence ATGAAGGTGTTCAAGAAATTTAGCCTACTACTTATTTTAGCAGCGGCAATGATGTTTGCGGCAGCATGCGGTACAGATACGGAAGAAGACAATGCTGATAATACAGCAGGAGATAGTGGAAATGATGCTGGTGGAGAAACAGCCGATTTAGAAGGAAGCGTAGTAATTGACGGTTCAGGTACTGTATATCCTTTCATGGCTGAAATGGCAATAAATTATATGACTGAGCAAGAAGGTGTTTCAGTTGAAGTAAGCCGTGCTGGTACAAGTGCTGGGTTCAAGAAGTTCTTAGTTAAGGATGGAACGGACTTCAATGATGCATCACGTAAAATTAAAGATGAAGAAGCTGCTACTGCAGAAGAATTAGGTATTGAAGTTCAAGAGTTAAAAGTTGCTTTAGATGGATTAACATTTGTAATCAATAAAGAAAACGATTGGGCTACTGATCTTACTGAACAAGAGATTAAAGATATTTTCTTAGCAAGTAGTGGGGTTGAAAAATGGTCAGATGTACGCCCTGGATTCCCTGACGAACCAATCGTTACCATGGGTCCAAACGAAAACCATGGTACTTATGAGTTCTTCTTTGAATCAATCCTTGATGAGCAAGATCTAGTAGAAGGTGTTAACCTCCAACAAGAATATTCAACATTAGTTGATATGGTTTCTAAGGATAAAAACGCGATTGCATTCTTTGGTTATGGTTACTATGTAAACAACACTGATAAATTAACTGCTGTTAAGATTGATTTTGGAAATGGTCCAGTTGAACCAACACTTGAAACAATCGGTGAAGGTGAAGATTTTGCTTACTCTAATTTCACTCGTCCAGTATTCACTTACTTAAATGTGAATATGGCAAAAGAAAAGCCACAAGTATTAGATTATGCAATCTATACGATGGAAAATGCACAAGATGTTGCTGCAAAAACTGGTTTTGCTCCGCTACCAGACGAAGAAATTCAAGCAACCCTTGACACTCTAAATGCTTTAAAATAA
- the pstC gene encoding phosphate ABC transporter permease subunit PstC — MAKDKEKVNVKEMIAKNKSSINTARIFEILVPKILLAIAFVSILTTAGILLTLIFETLAFFREVPIVEFFTGTDLKPLGENAQFGVLPLLTGTVISSVIAMTVAIPIGLMTAIYLSEYASEKARKVLKPILEVLAGIPTIVYGFFAFTFVTPLLRSIIPGLEPTNILSPGLVMGVMIIPMVASLSEDAMSSVPNSMREGALALGATKLEVTWKVVIPAAISGIIASFVLGISRAIGETMIVTIASGSSKNFTFDITESMQTMTAYIVEVASGEAAAGTTLYYSLYAVAMTLFVFTMIMNIIAQYISRRFREEY, encoded by the coding sequence ATGGCTAAAGATAAAGAAAAAGTCAATGTTAAAGAAATGATTGCAAAGAATAAAAGTTCAATAAACACAGCAAGAATCTTTGAAATCCTGGTTCCAAAAATCCTTTTAGCAATCGCATTTGTATCTATTCTTACGACAGCTGGAATTCTATTAACTCTAATCTTTGAGACCCTTGCATTTTTTAGAGAGGTTCCGATTGTAGAATTCTTCACAGGGACAGACTTAAAGCCATTAGGTGAGAATGCACAATTCGGAGTGCTGCCACTGTTAACGGGAACAGTGATTTCTTCTGTAATTGCGATGACTGTTGCTATTCCAATTGGGCTAATGACCGCTATTTACTTAAGTGAATATGCATCAGAAAAAGCAAGAAAGGTTTTAAAACCAATCTTAGAAGTTTTAGCGGGGATTCCTACAATAGTTTATGGTTTCTTTGCTTTTACATTCGTTACCCCTTTACTAAGGTCCATAATTCCTGGTCTAGAGCCAACAAACATCCTCAGTCCAGGTCTAGTAATGGGAGTTATGATTATCCCGATGGTTGCTTCCCTTTCTGAAGATGCAATGAGCTCTGTCCCAAATTCTATGAGGGAAGGTGCTCTAGCTCTTGGAGCTACAAAGCTGGAAGTGACTTGGAAAGTAGTAATTCCTGCTGCTATCTCTGGAATCATTGCTTCATTTGTATTGGGGATTTCACGTGCAATTGGAGAAACAATGATTGTAACGATTGCAAGCGGAAGCTCTAAGAACTTTACATTTGATATTACCGAATCAATGCAGACAATGACAGCCTATATTGTTGAAGTAGCTAGTGGAGAAGCTGCTGCTGGCACAACCTTGTACTACAGTTTATATGCAGTAGCGATGACCTTATTTGTTTTTACAATGATTATGAATATAATTGCACAATATATCTCTCGTAGATTTAGGGAGGAATACTAA
- the rpmG gene encoding 50S ribosomal protein L33 produces MRVNITLACTECGERNYISTKNKRENPDRLELKKYCPRDKRSTVHRETK; encoded by the coding sequence ATGCGCGTGAATATTACATTAGCTTGCACAGAATGTGGTGAGCGTAACTATATTTCCACTAAAAACAAGCGTGAGAACCCAGATCGTCTTGAGCTTAAGAAATATTGCCCAAGAGATAAGCGTTCAACTGTACACCGTGAAACAAAGTAA
- a CDS encoding MFS transporter, producing MSHFKKLIGDVDLSKDLLLLLSIGGLYSLSVALSNTFVNIYLWKQSGEYLDLGLYNLAVVVLQPLTFILAGRLAKKVDRVIVLRMGVSFLAAFYITVLLVGENASNFILLLGALLGIGYGFYWCAFNVLTFEITEPETRDFFNGFMGVLSSSGGMIGPIAAGYIISNLESFTGYTIIFSISLTLFICAVVLSFFLKRRPATGRYLFTRIIKERKNNNNWKYITNAHFFQGLREGTFVFVISVFVFLSTGSELALGTYGLINSGISFLAYYIISRIIRPKNRKRSILIGGSLLYLAIFLIVFDVSFIKLIMYGSVIAVAYPTLLVPYISMTYDVIGRGWKAAEMRIEYIVVREIFLNCGRITSILSFLATITFFDPTDSIPILLMVLGAGHFIIYFFVRKVQLAEAS from the coding sequence ATGAGTCATTTTAAAAAATTGATCGGTGATGTGGATCTTTCAAAAGATTTGCTCCTCCTTCTGTCAATAGGTGGACTATATTCATTAAGTGTCGCCTTGTCCAATACATTCGTTAATATATACCTATGGAAACAATCAGGTGAATATCTAGACTTAGGATTATACAACCTTGCCGTTGTTGTATTGCAACCCCTAACTTTCATTCTCGCCGGACGTTTGGCAAAAAAAGTAGATCGAGTCATTGTCCTGAGAATGGGAGTTTCTTTTTTAGCGGCCTTTTACATAACGGTGTTATTGGTTGGCGAAAATGCTTCAAACTTTATCCTTTTATTAGGTGCATTACTCGGAATAGGGTATGGGTTCTATTGGTGTGCCTTTAATGTCTTGACGTTTGAAATCACAGAACCTGAAACGAGGGACTTCTTTAATGGTTTTATGGGAGTCCTGTCGTCAAGTGGAGGAATGATTGGACCTATTGCAGCAGGTTATATTATCTCGAATCTTGAAAGCTTCACTGGATACACCATTATTTTTTCCATTTCACTAACCCTGTTTATTTGTGCAGTCGTGCTAAGCTTTTTTTTAAAGCGAAGACCTGCAACAGGCCGATATTTATTCACAAGGATTATTAAAGAAAGAAAGAACAACAATAATTGGAAATATATAACAAATGCTCATTTCTTCCAAGGACTGCGTGAAGGGACATTTGTTTTTGTGATATCCGTCTTTGTTTTTTTATCAACCGGAAGTGAATTAGCATTAGGAACATATGGGCTCATTAACTCTGGAATCTCATTTTTGGCCTACTATATTATTTCTCGAATTATTCGCCCAAAGAATCGAAAACGTTCTATCTTAATTGGAGGTTCTCTTCTATACCTAGCCATCTTTCTCATCGTATTTGATGTGTCTTTTATAAAGTTGATTATGTATGGATCTGTAATTGCTGTGGCATACCCGACACTTTTGGTCCCCTATATTTCCATGACATATGATGTTATAGGTCGAGGATGGAAGGCAGCAGAAATGAGAATAGAATATATAGTAGTGCGTGAGATTTTCTTGAATTGTGGAAGAATTACATCGATTCTTTCTTTTTTAGCAACGATAACGTTCTTTGACCCCACTGATAGTATTCCAATTCTCTTGATGGTATTAGGAGCAGGTCACTTTATTATTTATTTCTTTGTAAGAAAAGTACAATTAGCAGAAGCCAGTTAA
- the pstA gene encoding phosphate ABC transporter permease PstA produces MKHVDAAQVQKNMGSRLLINKMARTLFLFATLFGLVVLIVLIYRVFSESLGWIDFNFLTGKLHTDPEKAGIMGAISGTLWLMAVVAPVTMFLGIGTAIYLEEYAKKGRLQSFIQTNISNLAGVPSIVFGILGLTLFVRGIDLGAIILAGGLTMSLLVLPIVVVASQEALRAVPGYLREASYAMGATKWQTVKNVVLPAALPGILTGVILALSRAIGETAPLIVIGIPALLIPIPDSVFDKFTILPLQIYYWTIDSALTTEYANLAAATIVVLLITLFLMNSIAVFIRNKFQKRY; encoded by the coding sequence ATGAAACATGTAGATGCTGCTCAAGTACAGAAGAATATGGGCTCTCGTTTATTAATAAACAAAATGGCAAGAACCTTATTTCTTTTTGCAACCCTATTTGGACTTGTTGTTCTCATTGTTTTAATATACCGAGTATTTAGTGAAAGTTTAGGCTGGATTGACTTTAACTTCCTGACAGGAAAACTGCATACGGATCCTGAGAAAGCTGGGATTATGGGTGCAATATCTGGGACATTATGGCTTATGGCAGTTGTAGCCCCAGTTACCATGTTTTTAGGCATTGGAACCGCTATTTATCTTGAAGAATATGCAAAAAAAGGCCGTTTACAGTCATTTATTCAAACCAATATCTCAAATCTAGCCGGGGTTCCTTCCATCGTATTTGGGATTCTAGGCTTAACATTATTTGTAAGAGGGATTGACTTAGGTGCAATCATTTTAGCTGGTGGATTGACGATGTCATTATTAGTCCTTCCTATAGTAGTAGTAGCTAGCCAAGAGGCGCTCCGTGCAGTTCCTGGATATTTAAGAGAAGCATCATATGCTATGGGGGCGACAAAGTGGCAGACTGTTAAAAATGTTGTACTTCCGGCAGCACTTCCTGGAATTTTAACGGGGGTGATCTTAGCGTTATCACGTGCTATCGGTGAAACTGCCCCACTTATTGTAATAGGAATTCCTGCATTACTAATTCCAATACCCGATAGCGTCTTTGATAAGTTTACAATTTTACCTTTGCAAATTTATTATTGGACAATTGATTCTGCTTTAACTACCGAATATGCGAACCTTGCTGCAGCGACAATTGTAGTCTTGTTGATTACCTTGTTCTTAATGAACTCTATTGCAGTCTTTATTAGAAATAAATTTCAAAAGAGATATTAA
- the pstB gene encoding phosphate ABC transporter ATP-binding protein PstB, which translates to MAVISTSENKDNLQYESPKKKVVYDTRDLNLWYGEDQALKNINLSINENEVTAIIGPSGCGKSTYIKTLNRMVELVPTVRISGDILYREKSILDKSYKVEDLRTKVGMVFQKPNPFPKSIYENVAYGPKIHGIRNKKVLDEIVERSLRGAAIWDEVKDRLHENAYGLSGGQQQRLCIARCLAIEPDVILMDEPTSALDPISTLKVEELISELKKEYSIIIVTHNMQQAARISDKTAFFLNGEVVEFAPTNTIFSNPSDKRTEDYITGRFG; encoded by the coding sequence ATGGCAGTCATCTCAACTAGTGAGAATAAAGATAATCTACAATACGAATCACCTAAGAAAAAGGTGGTATATGATACAAGGGATTTGAATCTTTGGTATGGAGAAGATCAAGCGTTAAAAAATATCAATCTATCAATAAATGAAAATGAAGTTACAGCAATAATTGGCCCATCAGGTTGTGGGAAATCAACTTACATTAAAACTTTAAATAGAATGGTTGAGTTAGTTCCTACCGTTCGAATCTCAGGAGATATTCTCTATAGGGAAAAGAGTATTCTTGATAAGTCCTATAAGGTAGAAGACTTAAGAACGAAAGTTGGAATGGTATTCCAAAAGCCAAATCCATTTCCGAAATCAATTTATGAGAATGTTGCGTATGGACCAAAGATACACGGAATCCGTAATAAGAAAGTATTGGATGAAATTGTTGAAAGAAGCTTACGTGGAGCAGCTATCTGGGATGAGGTAAAAGATCGCCTGCATGAGAATGCCTATGGTTTATCAGGTGGGCAACAGCAGCGTCTATGTATAGCCCGCTGCTTAGCAATTGAGCCGGATGTCATCCTAATGGATGAGCCAACTTCAGCTCTAGATCCCATTTCAACACTAAAAGTAGAAGAGCTTATTTCTGAATTGAAAAAGGAATATAGTATCATCATTGTAACCCATAATATGCAACAAGCTGCTCGTATTTCAGATAAAACTGCTTTTTTCCTAAATGGTGAAGTGGTCGAATTTGCACCAACAAATACTATTTTTTCAAACCCAAGTGATAAGCGTACTGAGGATTACATTACAGGGCGATTTGGTTAA
- a CDS encoding rhomboid family intramembrane serine protease, whose amino-acid sequence MDLIHMSQYDTNWSNWVRQHNEQSIRQSKEIQKKLYKREMTVLNIYITPYPPVDDELEFIGKWIHPTNDSRLSWYTLLLDKEGQEEALDIVASISESDFTDTWLESPEEQDVMQYREITHQVVKNQKSTEVKAFSYGKPIFTYIFIAVQIFIFGWMEMVGSSEDPRTLLDFGAKFNPLILDGEWHRFLTPIFIHIGIFHLIMNTFALYYLGMLVERIYGSMRFLFIYMVAGLIGSIASFAFSPSLSAGASGAIFGCFGALLYFGIFQPKVFFRTLGYNIFIVIAINLALGFTIPGIDNAGHIGGLIGGFVATGIVHFPKKNKLSVQLLSFILTVGIGVGLLYSGAQNGVQAEEGLYLAQIAQSYIEEENFEKAYEVVNIYPDENSEPSAEIAFIKSYIEIQQGQYDLAVKHLEEAIQINPRFHEAYFNLSLLYYDQGKVTEAKKKAQQALKIRPSESKYKDWINELSQAVGGE is encoded by the coding sequence GTGGATCTGATCCACATGAGCCAATATGATACGAACTGGTCCAATTGGGTGAGGCAGCACAATGAACAATCAATTAGACAGTCAAAAGAGATTCAGAAAAAACTATATAAACGAGAGATGACGGTATTAAATATTTACATAACTCCATATCCACCTGTGGATGATGAATTAGAATTCATAGGCAAATGGATTCATCCAACTAATGATAGCCGCTTATCTTGGTATACACTTTTACTAGATAAGGAAGGTCAGGAGGAAGCTTTAGACATTGTGGCTAGCATCAGTGAATCAGATTTCACAGATACATGGCTAGAGTCCCCGGAAGAACAGGATGTAATGCAATACAGAGAAATAACTCACCAAGTAGTAAAAAATCAAAAAAGTACAGAGGTAAAGGCTTTTTCCTACGGTAAACCCATTTTTACTTATATCTTTATTGCGGTTCAAATTTTTATATTCGGATGGATGGAAATGGTTGGAAGTAGTGAAGATCCTAGAACATTGCTGGACTTTGGAGCAAAGTTTAACCCATTGATTTTGGACGGGGAGTGGCACCGGTTTTTGACTCCAATCTTTATACATATTGGAATTTTTCATCTGATTATGAATACATTTGCTTTATATTATTTGGGAATGCTTGTCGAAAGAATATATGGAAGCATGCGTTTTTTATTTATCTATATGGTTGCAGGTCTCATTGGTTCCATTGCGAGTTTTGCCTTTAGTCCTAGCTTATCAGCAGGCGCTAGCGGGGCCATTTTTGGGTGTTTCGGTGCATTATTGTACTTTGGAATATTTCAACCAAAGGTCTTTTTCAGGACATTAGGTTATAACATCTTTATTGTCATTGCCATTAATTTAGCATTAGGTTTCACAATTCCTGGGATTGATAATGCTGGGCATATTGGTGGTCTTATTGGTGGTTTTGTTGCTACGGGAATCGTTCATTTTCCAAAGAAAAATAAACTGTCAGTCCAGCTTTTATCATTTATCCTAACAGTTGGCATAGGAGTCGGCCTTCTCTATTCCGGAGCTCAAAATGGTGTTCAAGCTGAAGAAGGTCTCTACTTGGCTCAAATTGCCCAGTCCTATATTGAAGAAGAAAACTTTGAAAAGGCATATGAGGTTGTGAATATATATCCTGATGAAAACAGTGAACCTTCAGCAGAGATTGCGTTTATCAAGTCATACATTGAAATTCAACAGGGTCAATATGATTTAGCTGTAAAACATTTAGAAGAAGCCATTCAGATTAACCCCCGTTTTCATGAGGCTTATTTTAATTTATCTTTGCTCTACTATGATCAGGGAAAAGTAACGGAGGCGAAGAAAAAAGCACAACAAGCTTTAAAAATACGACCTTCTGAGTCTAAATATAAAGATTGGATTAATGAGTTAAGTCAAGCTGTTGGCGGAGAATAA
- the phoU gene encoding phosphate signaling complex protein PhoU yields MNVRQEFQEELNVLKSLLLNMGKRAENALRESIKALQEQDVDLALKIIDEDYKINRLDDEINEKAIWLIAKQQPVATDLRRIIASIKIATDLERVGDQAVNIAKSTIRIGKEALFKPLKDIPAMADRVLQMHVGVLEAFDKEDYNLAKEVAEMDNEVDEMYGKLVNELLSNIPKSPELTAQITQLAFVCRYLERSADHTTNISESVIFTVKGKNYDLNR; encoded by the coding sequence ATGAATGTGAGACAAGAATTCCAAGAAGAATTGAATGTATTAAAATCTCTACTATTAAATATGGGAAAAAGAGCAGAAAATGCTTTGAGGGAATCCATCAAGGCATTACAGGAACAAGATGTTGATTTGGCGTTGAAAATTATTGATGAGGACTATAAAATAAATCGTCTTGATGATGAAATAAATGAGAAAGCAATATGGTTAATAGCTAAACAACAACCGGTAGCTACTGATCTAAGAAGAATCATCGCAAGTATTAAAATTGCAACTGACTTGGAAAGAGTGGGTGACCAAGCTGTAAATATAGCTAAGTCGACAATTAGAATTGGTAAAGAAGCCTTGTTTAAGCCTCTAAAAGACATTCCTGCAATGGCAGACAGAGTCCTTCAAATGCATGTAGGTGTATTAGAGGCATTTGATAAAGAGGATTACAATTTAGCCAAAGAAGTGGCAGAGATGGATAATGAAGTGGATGAAATGTACGGAAAATTAGTAAATGAGCTTCTTTCTAATATTCCAAAGTCTCCAGAATTAACAGCACAAATTACACAGCTAGCTTTTGTTTGTCGTTATCTTGAGAGATCTGCTGACCATACGACAAATATTTCGGAGAGTGTCATATTCACCGTTAAGGGTAAAAATTATGATTTAAATAGATAA
- a CDS encoding penicillin-binding protein 2 produces the protein MGKKKKKTHIPFRLNILFFCVFLLFSLLIFRLGILQIVNGEDYTKAIARTEAFTVNNSVPRGKMYDRYGNVIVDNIPLNAITFTQQQYAKQKDMLEVAERLALLIEKDYDRLTEREKKDFWIMLHPEEAEELLTEQDYQDLKDEKITSLYQVQVERVTEEHINELTDQELEVAAIYFKFIGGYALTPQIVKNKGVTPEEFAIVSENLQSLPGVDTTTDWERYYAYDETLRSLLGNVSSADEGLPRDELDYYLSRGYSLNDRVGKSYLEKVYEELLHGQKAKVKTVTDNNGNVVDTEVISEGERGKDLVLTIDMELQQRVEKIIEEELIEKKKLPATDYLDRAFVVMMDPYTGEIITIAGKQYVKDEETGEWDMRDFALGNVTTSYVMGSAVKGATVLTGYNEGIIEPGGTLYDEVIRIYRTPDKSTFGGPLGRINDLRALYRSSNGYMYKIAIGIGKGNYVPGQPLPLKKDSLEVFRRNFAQFGLGVPTGVDLPNETIGYKGVFGSGFVLDYSIGQYDSYSPLQMVQYVSTIANDGYRMKPQLVKEIREPILDQEHLGPILDTVDPVILNRLEMSDDEIEQVQTGFYQVMHHPEGTARSFRDKPYNPAGKTGTAETYIYDPDLKKSLPTTNLSLVGYAPFENPEVAIAIVVPSAYQSNAGKHSMNLDLGSKVLDAYFEIKEKRINQNNPVQEIENIDQVKEGQETIREENDQGTVEEDSEEESENEETP, from the coding sequence ATGGGGAAGAAAAAGAAAAAGACACATATTCCCTTCCGATTAAATATCCTATTCTTCTGTGTGTTTTTGTTATTTTCGTTACTCATTTTTCGATTGGGCATTCTACAAATCGTAAATGGGGAGGATTACACAAAGGCCATTGCAAGAACAGAAGCTTTTACCGTTAACAATTCTGTACCGAGGGGAAAAATGTATGACCGGTATGGGAATGTAATTGTAGACAATATACCGCTGAATGCGATTACTTTTACACAACAACAGTATGCTAAGCAGAAGGATATGTTGGAAGTTGCGGAGCGGTTAGCTCTTTTAATTGAAAAGGACTATGATAGGTTAACTGAGCGGGAGAAGAAGGATTTCTGGATCATGCTTCATCCTGAGGAAGCTGAAGAGCTTCTTACTGAACAAGACTATCAAGACCTCAAAGATGAAAAAATCACAAGTTTATATCAGGTACAAGTCGAAAGGGTAACAGAAGAACATATTAATGAACTTACAGACCAGGAATTAGAAGTGGCAGCGATTTATTTTAAGTTCATTGGAGGATATGCTCTTACTCCTCAAATTGTAAAAAATAAGGGAGTTACTCCTGAGGAATTTGCCATCGTTAGTGAAAACCTGCAATCATTACCAGGTGTTGATACGACGACTGACTGGGAAAGGTATTATGCTTATGATGAGACGTTACGGTCATTACTAGGAAATGTTTCATCAGCAGATGAAGGCTTACCTAGAGATGAATTAGATTATTACTTATCTCGTGGATATAGTTTAAATGACCGTGTCGGAAAAAGTTACTTAGAAAAAGTATATGAAGAACTATTACATGGACAGAAAGCAAAAGTAAAGACCGTAACCGACAATAATGGGAATGTTGTAGATACAGAAGTGATATCTGAGGGTGAACGAGGCAAAGACTTAGTTCTAACGATTGATATGGAACTACAACAACGTGTTGAAAAGATTATTGAAGAAGAACTGATAGAGAAGAAGAAGCTCCCTGCAACGGATTATCTGGACCGTGCGTTTGTTGTGATGATGGATCCATACACTGGTGAGATTATAACCATTGCAGGAAAGCAGTACGTAAAAGATGAAGAAACGGGCGAGTGGGATATGAGAGATTTCGCACTCGGTAATGTTACCACTTCTTATGTAATGGGATCTGCTGTAAAAGGAGCTACTGTGTTAACGGGATACAATGAAGGGATTATTGAACCCGGTGGAACACTATATGATGAAGTGATTAGAATTTATCGAACACCTGATAAAAGTACATTTGGTGGTCCTCTTGGTCGAATTAACGACCTGAGAGCATTATATAGATCTTCGAATGGATACATGTATAAAATTGCAATTGGAATTGGTAAAGGTAATTATGTCCCGGGCCAACCATTACCACTAAAGAAAGATTCATTAGAGGTCTTTAGAAGAAACTTTGCACAATTCGGTTTAGGTGTACCTACTGGAGTTGACTTACCGAATGAAACCATAGGATATAAAGGAGTTTTTGGTTCTGGATTTGTACTCGACTACTCAATTGGTCAGTACGATTCTTACTCTCCACTTCAAATGGTTCAATATGTTTCTACCATTGCGAATGATGGGTATCGCATGAAGCCGCAGTTAGTAAAAGAAATTAGAGAGCCCATCTTAGATCAGGAACATTTAGGTCCTATTTTGGATACAGTGGACCCTGTCATTTTAAACCGTCTTGAAATGTCAGATGACGAAATTGAACAAGTTCAAACTGGATTCTACCAAGTCATGCACCATCCAGAAGGAACTGCACGTTCATTCCGTGATAAACCTTATAATCCAGCTGGTAAGACTGGAACGGCGGAAACCTATATTTATGACCCTGATTTAAAAAAGAGCCTTCCGACAACAAATCTTTCACTAGTCGGTTATGCTCCTTTTGAAAACCCAGAAGTCGCAATTGCCATAGTAGTACCGTCTGCCTACCAAAGCAATGCTGGTAAACACAGCATGAACTTAGATTTAGGAAGTAAAGTGCTAGACGCATACTTTGAAATTAAAGAAAAGCGAATCAATCAAAACAACCCTGTCCAAGAAATTGAAAATATCGATCAGGTAAAAGAAGGGCAAGAAACAATCCGAGAAGAGAATGATCAAGGAACTGTCGAGGAAGATTCAGAAGAAGAATCTGAAAATGAGGAAACTCCATAG